DNA from Amycolatopsis sp. DSM 110486:
GGTCGTGCAGGGCCTCGACGGCTGGCTGTACTACGGCTACGACGCCGAGTCGAAGTGCACGCCCACGCAGGACATCGACACGACGCTGAAGAAGGTCAACGAGCTGCGCACCGCTGTCGAGGCGTCCGGGCGCAAGTTCATCTTCGTGGTGACGCCGGACAAGACGACGATGGTGCCCCAGTTCCTGCCCGACAGCTTCCCGGGCAAGGAGTGCTCGCAGGCGGCCGCGCCGAACGACTGGTACAAGATGACCACCGTCGGCCACTCGCTGGACCTGCGCCCGGCGCTCGCCGCGTCCGCCGCCCGCGTGGGCCACCCGATCTACGCCCCCAACGACACGCACTGGCGTGACGAAGGCGGCCTCGTCCTCACGCGGACCCTCGCCGAGACCGTGCAGCCCGGCGTGACCACGAGCTGGCTGTCCACTCCGGACGGTGTGTACGACGCCGTCGCCGACCTGCCGCTGCTGATCGGCAAGTCGGGCACCAAGTCGAACACGCAGTACAGCCTGAAGCCCGACGGCGTCACCGACCGCGCGGCGGGTTTCCTCGCCAACATCGACCAGCCCGTGCACCACAACTCGCCCCCGCTGGTGGGCACGATCGCCAAGCCCACGCTCATCTACGGCGACTCCTTCAGCCTCGCGTCCTCGCGCTACCTCTCCGCGGCTTTCACGAACCTGACCTACCTCGCCTACTCAACCGACAAAACTCCCCAGGCGCAGGCGGTCAACGAGTTCGTGAACTCGCAGGTGGTCGTCCTGCAGGCCGTGGAACGCAACGTCGCGGGCGGCCTGGTGCCGTTCACGGACGACGGCTTCATCAACGCGGTGAAGACGGCGATGGCCGCGCACCCCGTCGGGTAGGTCAGACGGCCACGGGTGTCCGCTCGGCCGGAGCGGTCACGCGGACGCCGGTGCGGCGGTCGCGAGCCCAGGAGATGGCGCGGCAGATCAGGTAGATCAAGAACGAGATGGCCGTGACGAAGGCGCTCACCGGTTTGCCCGGGGCCAGCGACAGGATGATGCCGCCCAGGGCCGCGACCTCCGCGAAGATCACCGACAGCACCGTCGCGCGCAACGGGCTCGCCGTGACGCGGGCGGCGGCCGCGGCGGGCGTCACCATCAGGGCGACCACCAGCAGCGACCCGACGATCTGCACGCTCAGCGCCGTCGCGACACCGACGAGCAGGGAGAACACCACCGTCAGCGTCTTCACCGGCACGCCGCGCGCGACGGCGACGTTGCGGTCCACGCTGGCGAACAGCAGTGGCCGGTAAACGCACGCCAGCACGGCCAGCACGGCGACGGCCGAGATCACGAGCGACGTCAGGTTCGTCGAGTCCACAGTGATGATCTGGCCCGTGAGAATGCCGAACTTGTTGGCCGACCGTCCCTTGTAGAACGACAGCAGCAACACGCCCATGCCGAGGCCGAAGGACAGGATCACACCGATCACGGAGTCGCGGTCGGCGTCGCGGGTGCCGAGGATGCCCAGCAGCAGGGCGGCGGCCACCGCGCCGAGAAGCGCCCCGTACTCGACGCCGACGCCGATCAGCAGCGCGCCCGCTGCGCCGGTGAAGGCCAGCTCAGACGTGCCGTGCACCGCGAAGGACATGCGGCGCATCACGATCAGCGGACCGAGGATGCCGGCGAGCAGCCCGAGCACGGCGGCCGCGATGAGCGCCGTCTGCACGCCGTCCAGCTCGGTGATCAGCTCCCACGTCTTGGCGAAGTCGAACATGCCGTCCAAGGCTCAGCCCACTGCTTCCTGCTCGTGGTGGTGCGGTTGGTCTTCGCACAGGGAGCTCTGCGAACCCGCGATGTGGATCTGCCCGCCGACGCGCAGCACCTCGACGCGGGTGCCGTACAGCTCGGACAGCGTCTCGGAGTTCATCACCTCGTCGGGCTTGCCGACGCGGAACGAGCCGTTGACCAGGTATAACACGCGGTCGACGAACTGCAGCACCGGGTTGATCTCGTGCGTCACGAACAGCACGGCCGTGTCCGCCGTGCGCCGGCGCCGGTCGATCAGCTCGCTGACCGCGCGCTGGTGCGCGAGGTCGAGCGAAAGGAGCGGTTCGTCGCACAGCAATACGGACGGGTCACCGACCAGCGACTGCGCCACCCGGAGGCGTTGCTGCTCACCGCCGGAAAGCCGCCCGATCGGCTGCTTCGCGTACGCCGTGCCACCGACGGCCTCGATCGCCTCCGCGACGCGACGCCGGCGGTCGCGCATGCCGAACACGCCGGTCCCCCAGCGGTGCCCGTCGAGGCCCAGCCCCACGAGGTCGACGCCACGCAGGGTCAGGCCGTCGTCGATCGCGCGCTGCTGCGGGATGTAGCCGACCTTGCGGTTGGCGCCGCCCGGGCGGCCGCCGGCGATCTCGACGCTGCCGGCCGAGAGGCTCTGCATGCCGAGCAACGCCTTGAGCAGGCTGCTCTTGCCGGACCCGTTAGGACCGAGGATCGCGAGGAACTCGCCCTGCTCGACGTCGAGGTCGAGCCCGGACCAGAGGGTGCGGCTGCCGAACGCCAGGCCCGCCCCGCGGACGCGAACCGCGGGGCGAACCGTCGAGAGCGCGGCGGACATCAGCTGTTCAGAGCCCCGGACAGCGAGTCCACTTCCTTGGTCATCCAGTCAATGTAACCCGTGACGTCGGCAGGCAGCGTCTCGGCTACGTCGACCACGGCGACGTTCGACGCCTTCGCATCCGACACCACCTGCTGGGTCAGCGGGGTAACCGTCTGGACGTTGTTGATCAGGGCCTTGACCTGCTTGTTCTTGATGAGCTGGGTGAAGTCGTTGACGGCCGTGGCGGGCACGTCGGTCTCGTTCTCGACCGCGTCGGAGAAGGCCTTCGGCGTCGCGTCGGTGATCTTCGCGGTCTCGAGCAGGTAGTGCGCCACGGGCTCGGTCACCACGACCTTGGTGCCCGGGTGCGCGGCGCCGACGGCTTCCGTCTTCTTGACCAACGCGTCGACCTGGCCCTTGAACGCCTTGGCGTTGTCGTCGAAGGTCTGCTTCGACGCCGGCTGGATCGCGCTGAGCGCCGAGGCGACCTGGTCGGCCACCTTCTCCACGCCCGGCAGGTCGAACCAGACGTGCTCGTTCTCGTCGCCGGTCGCGGCGATGTCGTAGGCCACGAGCTTCTTCGCGCCGTCCGCCTGGTCGGCCAGCTTGCCGAAGAAGTCGTCGTAGCCGCCGCCGTTGGCGAGCGTGAGCTGCGCGTTCTTGGCCGCCAGCGCGTCGTCGGCCGTGGACTCGTACGAGTGCGGGTCGGCCGTCGGGTCGTGGATGATCGACTTGACAGCCACCTTGTCACCGCCGACGGCCGTGACGACGCTGCCCCACACGTCCGTCGCCGCGACGACGTTGATCTGGCCCGTCGTGGAACCAGAGCCGGAACCGGTGCCGGAGCCCGAGTCGGTGCTGGAGCACGCGCTGAGCGCGAACACGGTCAGAGCCGAAGCGGCGGCGAGCACGCCGCGGGCGCGGCGGGTACTCAGGCGGGAACTCATCGAAGACTCTCCTGGGTCGAACCGATCAGCTAATGGAAATCGTTGTCAGATTCACTTTACCCCATCCGAATGACAGTGCCCGCTCCACCGGGTGGCAGAAGGCCCGTCCGTCACTCAGCGGATCGAGACACTCACCACAGGGGTGTCGCTTCTGGAAAACGATCTGAACCGTTACGGTTTGCGGATGGGCCGTCCTATTCGCACCCGGAGGCAGGCGACATTGGCGTCGCTGGCGGCGGAGCTCGGGGTGTCCAGGACCACCGTGTCCAACGCGTACAACCGCCCCGACCAGCTGTCTCCCGAACTTCGCCGGCGCATCCTCGAGACCGCCCGCCGCCTCGGTTACCCCGGCCCGGACCCGGTAGCGCGTTCGCTGCGCACGCGCAAGGCCGGCGCCGTCGGGCTGCTGCTCACCGAGAACCTGTCGTACGCGTTCCGTGACCCGGCGGCGGTCGGTGTGCTCGAAGGCCTCGCCCTCGCCTGCGAGGACGCCGGGGTCGGCCTGCACCTGGTGCCCGCGAGCCCCGGCCGCGAAGACGTCGCCGCCGTACACCGCGCCGGCGTCGACGGATTTGTCGTCTACTCCGTACCCGACGACGACCCGCACTTGGCCGCGGTGCTGGAGCGGCCCGTCCCCACGGTGATCATCGACCAGCCGCGCATCGAAGGCGTGGACCGCGTCGGCCCCGACGACGCGGCCGCCGTCACGCGCCTGGCCGAGCACCTCGTTTCGCTCGGCCACCGGCAGGTCGGCGTGCTGTGCATGCGCCTGGCGCGCGAGCGCAACGACGACTTCGTGACCGCGCAGCGCCAGAGCAGCGCCCATTTCCACGTGCAGCGCATCCGCCTCGAAGCCCTGGCCACGGCGTTCTCTGCGGCCGGCGTTGATTGGGCCACCGTGCCCGTAGTCGAGCGCTTCGACCACACCGTCGACGACGGCGCTACCGGCGCCCGCCAGCTGCTCGACGCGTACCCGCAGGTCACGGCCGTGATCTGCACGTCGGACATCCTCGCGCTCGGCGCGCTGGCCGAAGCCGAGCGACGGGGCCTGCGCGTGCCGCTCGACCTCACCGTGACCGGCTTCGACGGCATCGCCGAGGCCGAGCGCCTCGGGCTCACCACCGTGCACCAGCCCGTGCTCGAGAAGGGCAAGGTCGCGGGGCGGCTGCTGCTCGGCTCGGCCGAGCGTGTGGGCCCGAAGGTGATCACGCTGCCCACCGAGCTGCGGCTCGGGCGCACGTCGGCGCCGCCGCGGACCGTCGAGGAGCCGTGGTTCGGGGGCTGACCTCCGGCAGCAGGGGGAATGCCCCTGTTTTCCGGTGACTTCGGACCTATCCCGTTGTAACGGGCGCTCCGGACGGGTTCCATGGGAGGGACCGCCCGCATAGTCGGGGAAGCGTGGCCGAAAGGTGACCATGACCTCCATCGACGTTCTTCTCAAGCGCAACGAGGAACTCGGCAACGTCGTGCCGGGCGACCGCTCCTCGCCCAAGCCTTCACTGCACGTGGCCATCCTGACCTGCATGGACGCGCGCGTGCGCGTGTTCGAGATCTTCGGCCTCATCCAAGGTGAGTCCCACGTGCTGCGCAACGCGGGCGGCGTGGTCACCGACGACATGATCCGTTCCCTCGCCCTCAGCCAGCGCAAGCTCGGCACGCGCGAGGTCCTGATCGTGCAGCACACCAACTGCGGCCTCTCGACCGTGACCGAGGACGACTTCAAGGACGAGCTCGAACAGGCCACGGGCCTGCGGCCGACCTGGTCGGTGGAGGCGTTCCGCAATGTCGAGGACAGCGTGCGCGTGTCGATGGAGCGCGTGCGCCGCAGCGACTTCCTGCCGCACACCGACAACGTGCGCGGATTCGTCTACGACGTGAAGACCGGGAGCCTGACCGAGGTCGTCTGAGCCGCGTCGGTTTCAATGGTCGGCGTGGCTGTGGACGCGGACGTTCTGATCGACTGGTTCGACACACACGGGCGAGACCTGCCGTGGCGGGAGCCGGAGTGCTCCGCGTGGGGCGTGCTGGTGAGCGAGATCATGCTGCAGCAGACGCCGGTCGCGCGCGTGCAGCCGATCTGGCTCGAGTGGATGGCGCGCTGGCCCGTGCCCTCGGCGCTGGCCGCGGAGACCACCGGCGAGGTCGTGCGCGCGTGGGGCAAGCTCGGTTACCCGCGCCGCGCCCTGCGGCTGCACGCGGCGGCCACGGTGATCGCGGCCGAGCACGGCGACGTCGTGCCGTCCGATGTGGACACCCTGCTCGCGCTGCCCGGCATCGGCGCGTACACGGCGCGGGCCGTGGCGGCCTTCGCCTACGGCAAGCGGGCGCCGGTCGTCGACACGAACGTGCGGCGCGTGGTCGCGCGGGCGGTGCACGGCGCCGGCGACGCGGGTCCGGCGTCGAACACGCGCGACATGGCCGACGTCGAGGCGCTGCTGCCGGGCGAAGACGCGCCGGCGGCGAAGCTGTCGGCCGCGTTGATGGAACTGGGCGCGCTGATCTGCACCGCGCGTGCACCGCGCTGCGCCGACTGCCCAGTGTTCGACATCTGCTCGTGGCAGCACAACGGCCGGCCGGAGTACGCGGGGCCGGCCAAGCCCGTGCAGAAGTTCGCGGGCACCGACCGGCAGGTGCGCGGCCTGCTGCTCGACGTGCTGCGCGGCAGCGAGGGGCCCGTCGAGAAGGCGCGGCTGGACATCGTGTGGCACGAGGCCGGGCAGCGCGACCGGTGCCTCGATTCGTTGCTGGTCGACGGCCTGCTGGAGCAGACGGACAGCGGGCTGTTCGCACTGCCGGGTGAGCACTGACGGACTGGTTCTCACGGGGTACGACGAAAGTCGGCAAAAAGTTGTCATGAGCTCCGTGGCGGGTTAGCTTTCCCCCGACGTTCTCTGTTCCGGCGGAGGAGATTCACATGGGGGAAGCCACTCGCCGTGCCGTGCTCAAGGGCGGGCTCACGGTCACCGCGGCGGGCGCGTTCGGCCTGTTCGCGACACGGACGGCGACGGCGGTGACCGCGCCGCAGATCCACCCGACGCACGCGTGGAACGCGCGGCCCGCGACGGGCGCGATCGTGGTGGAGAACCACAAGCCGACCTACATCGTGGTGCACCACACCGTCGATCCGGGCAACAACACCGACTATTCGCTGGCCCACGCGTTGCAGATCTCGCGCGACATCCAGAACTTCCACATGGACACCCGCGGCTGGATCGACACGGGCCAGCAGTTCACGAACAGCCGCGGCGGCTACGTGACGGAAGGCCGGCACCGCAGCCTCGAGATCCTGCGCGGCGGCAAGCAGCACGTGCAGGGCGCGAATGTCGGCAACCACAACAGCGAATGCCTCGGGATCGAGAACGAGGGCCTGTACAGCACGGTCGACGTGCCGGTGGCGTTGTGGAATTCACTGGTCTCGCTGGTCGCCTACATCGCCGACCAATACGGGATTTCGCCGAGTTTCATCAAGGGCCACCGGGATTTCAACTCCACGGAGTGCTGCGGGCAGGTGCTCTACGACCGGCTTCCGGAGCTGCGGACGGCCGTTTCCCGGGTGCTCGGTGTCGCGGCTTCGCGGGCGGAGGTGCCGGAGTGGCCGTTGCTGAAGCCCGGCGACGTTGGGCCTCGCGTGCTTACAGCACAACGATTCTTGCGCGCTTCGGGTTACGGCGTGCCGACCGATGGTGTGTTTGGACAGTCCACAACAGACGCCGTGACTGTTCTGGCGTCCTCTCACGGGCTGCCCCGCGACAGCTGCACGGCGGCGCGGGCGGCGGACGAGTCGGGGTTCCTCGGCTCGGACGTGTGGCCGCTCATCGTGCCGCCGGGGAAGTCCGCCGCCGCGTGGCGGGTGGAACTCGCCCACTGACCCCGGCGGGTCACGCGGTCCGGCGAGGGCGGTCCGCGTGACCCGCCGGCTTGCTCAGAGTCCGGCGAGGAACGCTTCCACCGCACCACGGTAGATTTCCGGTGCCTCGACGTGGGGCAGGTGTGCCGAGCCGAGGATGACGAGGTGTTTCGCGCCCGGCACCCGTTCGGCGACCTGTGCTTGCTGTCCGGCCGGCATGGCCGTGTGCTCGCCTTCGACGAGGAGCAGGGGGCATTCCATCGAGTCCACAATGGACCAGTAGTCGCGGCGGCCCCATTCGGCGGCGATCTCGTAGAGGTTTGCCAGGTTCGCGATCAGGTGGTAGCCGTCTTCGCGTTCCTCGACGCATTCGGTGAAGTAGTCGCCCGCGGTGCCGAAGAACTCGCGGACGTGGGCGAGTGATTCGAACGGCACCGGCCAGCTGTCGAAGTAGCCGCGCCAGGTCTCGACGGTGCGGCCGCGCTGGTCGGGCGCGAAGTCCTCGCTCACGACCGCGCGTACCAGCTCCGGATACTTGGCCGCCGTCGCCCAGGCGTGGAGGCCGCCCATGGAATGGCCGATCAGCACGGACGGGCCAATCTCGCCCAGGACCTCGGCGATGTCCTCGGCGAACTGCTCCGTGGTCCACGGTCCGGTGTGCGGCGCGCGGCCGTGACCGCGGGCGTCGAGGGCGTGGACGGAGCCGTAGGGCTTGAGCCACTGGGCGACCGGCCACCACGTGCGGGCGCGGCCCATCAAGCCGTGCAGCAGGAGCACCGACATGCCCGTGGTGTCGTCGCCGCCGAAGTGGATCAGCCCAGGTCGCATGGAGACTCCTGCCGTTTCGTCCGGTAGCCAATCACACCCGAACAGGCACATGTGGCGAAGCCACTCCTTTGAGGGTGGTGGCGGGGAGGACGGTTGGAAATAGGGTGAAACGATGCGCAGCCACCGAACCGCCGTCTTCGCCCTCGCCGGTGTGCTCGCGCTCTCCGCGTGCAGTGCGGACAATCCGGACACCGCGCCACTGCATCCGTCCGCTGGGGCGCGCGGCGCCGGCGATCCGTACTACCCCGAAGACGGCAACGGCGGTTACGACGCGCTCGACTACCACGTCGACGTCGGCTACGACCCCGCGAGCGGCCACCTCGACGGCGACACGACCGTGACGGCGAAGGCCACGCAGGACCTCAGCCGGTTCAACCTGGACCTGCGGGGGCTCGACGTCGCATCGGTCGAGGTCGACGGGAAACCGGCGAAGTTCAGCCGGGAGAAGGACTTCGAGCTGGTGATCACGCCGCCGCAGCCGTTGCGGGCGGGCTCGACCTATCGCACGCGCGTGCGGTACTCCGGCGACCCGTCGAACACCGAGCACGACGGCGGCAGCGAGACCGGCTGGAGCCGCTCGTCCGACGGCGGCGCGTTCATGGTGGGCGAGCCGCATTCGGCGGCGTTCTGGTACCCGGTGAACGAAACCCCGCGTGACAAGGCGACGTTCAGCGTGACCGCGCACGTGCCGGACGGCTGGACGGTGATTTCCAACGGCCGTGAGCAGAGCAGTTCTTCGGCCGGCGGCAAGACGACCACGACGTGGACCGAGCCGAACCCGGTCGCCAGCTACCTCACGACGATCGCGATCGACAAGTTCACGGTGAAGCGCTCTTCGCTGCCCGACGGCACGCCCGTGGTGTCGGCGTACGCGCCGGGCGCCGAGTCGCTCGAGGCCAGCGGCGACCGGCTGCCCGACATCCTGGGGTTCCTGAGCAGCAAGTTCGGCCCGTACCCGCAGAGCGCCGCCGGCGGCATCTACCTCGCGGAGGACATCCACTTCTCACTGGAGACGCAGACGCGCCCGACGTACGCGAAGTGGGCCGACGTCCTCACCCTCGTCCACGAGAACGCCCACCAGTGGTTCGGCGACTCCGTGTCGCTCGACTCGTGGTCGGACGTCTGCCTCAACGAGTGCTTCGCGTCGTACGCCCAGTGGCT
Protein-coding regions in this window:
- a CDS encoding metal ABC transporter permease codes for the protein MDGMFDFAKTWELITELDGVQTALIAAAVLGLLAGILGPLIVMRRMSFAVHGTSELAFTGAAGALLIGVGVEYGALLGAVAAALLLGILGTRDADRDSVIGVILSFGLGMGVLLLSFYKGRSANKFGILTGQIITVDSTNLTSLVISAVAVLAVLACVYRPLLFASVDRNVAVARGVPVKTLTVVFSLLVGVATALSVQIVGSLLVVALMVTPAAAAARVTASPLRATVLSVIFAEVAALGGIILSLAPGKPVSAFVTAISFLIYLICRAISWARDRRTGVRVTAPAERTPVAV
- a CDS encoding metal ABC transporter ATP-binding protein, which translates into the protein MSAALSTVRPAVRVRGAGLAFGSRTLWSGLDLDVEQGEFLAILGPNGSGKSSLLKALLGMQSLSAGSVEIAGGRPGGANRKVGYIPQQRAIDDGLTLRGVDLVGLGLDGHRWGTGVFGMRDRRRRVAEAIEAVGGTAYAKQPIGRLSGGEQQRLRVAQSLVGDPSVLLCDEPLLSLDLAHQRAVSELIDRRRRTADTAVLFVTHEINPVLQFVDRVLYLVNGSFRVGKPDEVMNSETLSELYGTRVEVLRVGGQIHIAGSQSSLCEDQPHHHEQEAVG
- a CDS encoding metal ABC transporter solute-binding protein, Zn/Mn family — its product is MSTRRARGVLAAASALTVFALSACSSTDSGSGTGSGSGSTTGQINVVAATDVWGSVVTAVGGDKVAVKSIIHDPTADPHSYESTADDALAAKNAQLTLANGGGYDDFFGKLADQADGAKKLVAYDIAATGDENEHVWFDLPGVEKVADQVASALSAIQPASKQTFDDNAKAFKGQVDALVKKTEAVGAAHPGTKVVVTEPVAHYLLETAKITDATPKAFSDAVENETDVPATAVNDFTQLIKNKQVKALINNVQTVTPLTQQVVSDAKASNVAVVDVAETLPADVTGYIDWMTKEVDSLSGALNS
- a CDS encoding LacI family DNA-binding transcriptional regulator encodes the protein MGRPIRTRRQATLASLAAELGVSRTTVSNAYNRPDQLSPELRRRILETARRLGYPGPDPVARSLRTRKAGAVGLLLTENLSYAFRDPAAVGVLEGLALACEDAGVGLHLVPASPGREDVAAVHRAGVDGFVVYSVPDDDPHLAAVLERPVPTVIIDQPRIEGVDRVGPDDAAAVTRLAEHLVSLGHRQVGVLCMRLARERNDDFVTAQRQSSAHFHVQRIRLEALATAFSAAGVDWATVPVVERFDHTVDDGATGARQLLDAYPQVTAVICTSDILALGALAEAERRGLRVPLDLTVTGFDGIAEAERLGLTTVHQPVLEKGKVAGRLLLGSAERVGPKVITLPTELRLGRTSAPPRTVEEPWFGG
- a CDS encoding carbonic anhydrase, which produces MTSIDVLLKRNEELGNVVPGDRSSPKPSLHVAILTCMDARVRVFEIFGLIQGESHVLRNAGGVVTDDMIRSLALSQRKLGTREVLIVQHTNCGLSTVTEDDFKDELEQATGLRPTWSVEAFRNVEDSVRVSMERVRRSDFLPHTDNVRGFVYDVKTGSLTEVV
- a CDS encoding A/G-specific adenine glycosylase, yielding MAVDADVLIDWFDTHGRDLPWREPECSAWGVLVSEIMLQQTPVARVQPIWLEWMARWPVPSALAAETTGEVVRAWGKLGYPRRALRLHAAATVIAAEHGDVVPSDVDTLLALPGIGAYTARAVAAFAYGKRAPVVDTNVRRVVARAVHGAGDAGPASNTRDMADVEALLPGEDAPAAKLSAALMELGALICTARAPRCADCPVFDICSWQHNGRPEYAGPAKPVQKFAGTDRQVRGLLLDVLRGSEGPVEKARLDIVWHEAGQRDRCLDSLLVDGLLEQTDSGLFALPGEH
- a CDS encoding N-acetylmuramoyl-L-alanine amidase; the protein is MGEATRRAVLKGGLTVTAAGAFGLFATRTATAVTAPQIHPTHAWNARPATGAIVVENHKPTYIVVHHTVDPGNNTDYSLAHALQISRDIQNFHMDTRGWIDTGQQFTNSRGGYVTEGRHRSLEILRGGKQHVQGANVGNHNSECLGIENEGLYSTVDVPVALWNSLVSLVAYIADQYGISPSFIKGHRDFNSTECCGQVLYDRLPELRTAVSRVLGVAASRAEVPEWPLLKPGDVGPRVLTAQRFLRASGYGVPTDGVFGQSTTDAVTVLASSHGLPRDSCTAARAADESGFLGSDVWPLIVPPGKSAAAWRVELAH
- a CDS encoding alpha/beta fold hydrolase yields the protein MRPGLIHFGGDDTTGMSVLLLHGLMGRARTWWPVAQWLKPYGSVHALDARGHGRAPHTGPWTTEQFAEDIAEVLGEIGPSVLIGHSMGGLHAWATAAKYPELVRAVVSEDFAPDQRGRTVETWRGYFDSWPVPFESLAHVREFFGTAGDYFTECVEEREDGYHLIANLANLYEIAAEWGRRDYWSIVDSMECPLLLVEGEHTAMPAGQQAQVAERVPGAKHLVILGSAHLPHVEAPEIYRGAVEAFLAGL
- a CDS encoding M1 family metallopeptidase, which translates into the protein MRSHRTAVFALAGVLALSACSADNPDTAPLHPSAGARGAGDPYYPEDGNGGYDALDYHVDVGYDPASGHLDGDTTVTAKATQDLSRFNLDLRGLDVASVEVDGKPAKFSREKDFELVITPPQPLRAGSTYRTRVRYSGDPSNTEHDGGSETGWSRSSDGGAFMVGEPHSAAFWYPVNETPRDKATFSVTAHVPDGWTVISNGREQSSSSAGGKTTTTWTEPNPVASYLTTIAIDKFTVKRSSLPDGTPVVSAYAPGAESLEASGDRLPDILGFLSSKFGPYPQSAAGGIYLAEDIHFSLETQTRPTYAKWADVLTLVHENAHQWFGDSVSLDSWSDVCLNECFASYAQWLWSEREGQNLDDRYRAALEITHASTDFWNRKLVDPGPGHEFGAVYDKGILALHALRRRMGDGPFSTLLRDWPAEHRHANAAWADFTKLVNHLAGQDLSPFLDDWFRTAKLPSDEDLYPGTLHP